A single genomic interval of Vulpes vulpes isolate BD-2025 chromosome 3, VulVul3, whole genome shotgun sequence harbors:
- the MRPS34 gene encoding small ribosomal subunit protein mS34, producing the protein MARKRVRPRLLAELARRVRALREQRERPRDSQRFALDYDTLTRPHSGRRLPARAWPDVRRESTLPQLLRRLPLFGLGRLVTRKSWLWRHDEPCYWRLTRVRPDYTAQDLEHGRAWGVLTFRGRTEGEPREVAQAMYHDWRLVPKHEEAAFTAPASPPPRDAPRRVPYPPLLRAMILAERRKRGDASTAEPMLSLERAGQPWDYPARPRAESKGTAV; encoded by the exons ATGGCGCGCAAGAGAGTGCGGCCGCGGCTCCTCGCTGAGCTGGCCCGGCGCGTGCGGGCCCTGCGAGAGCAGCGGGAGCGGCCGCGGGACTCGCAGCGCTTCGCCCTGGACTACGACACGCTGACGCGGCCGCACTCGGGGCGCCGGCTACCCGCGCGCGCCTGGCCCGACGTGCGCCGCGAGAGCACCCTGCCGCAGCTGCTCCGCCGCCTGCCGCTCTTCGGCCTGGGCCGCCTGGTGACGCGCAAGTCCTGGCTGTGGCGGCACGATGAGCCGTGCTACTGGCGCCTGACGCGCGTGCGGCCCGACTACACGGCGCAG GACCTGGAGCACGGGCGGGCCTGGGGCGTGCTGACCTTCCGAG GGCGCACGGAGGGCGAGCCGCGGGAGGTCGCGCAGGCCATGTACCACGACTGGCGGCTGGTACCCAAGCACGAGGAGGCGGCCTTCACCGCGCCCGCGTCCCCGCCGCCCCGGGACGCCCCGCGCCGCGTGCCCTACCCGCCGCTCCTGCGGGCCATGATTCTGGCCGAGCGGCGGAAACGCGGGGACGCGAGCACCGCGGAGCCTATGCTGAGCCTGGAGCGGGCCGGGCAGCCCTGGGACTACCCCGCCAGGCCGCGGGCGGAGAGCAAGGGCACGGCTGTGTAG
- the NME3 gene encoding nucleoside diphosphate kinase 3 isoform X4 — MLCLMLTVLAHLFPAAGAGEHERTFLAVKPDGVQRRLVGEIVRRFERKGFKLVALKLVQASDKLLREHYAGLRERPFYGRLVDYMRSGPVVAMVSAGRAGRAEGAGLGADPAGPRAGVAGAGRGARSAGAHWGHRPGRRGARHHPRGLLRGGWQERDPRQRLRGERPARDRALVPRRGAAVLGGQRPTLAA; from the exons atGCTGTGCCTGATGCTGACGGTGCTCGCTCACCTCTTCCCGGCGG CCGGCGCCGGCGAGCACGAGCGCACCTTCCTGGCCGTGAAGCCCGACGGCGTGCAGCGGCGGCTCGTGGGCGAGATCGTGCGGCGCTTCGAGCGCAAGGGCTTCAAGCTGGTGGCGCTGAAGCTGGTGCAG GCCTCGGACAAGCTGCTGCGCGAGCACTACGCCGGGCTGCGCGAGCGCCCCTTTTACGGCCGCCTGGTGGACTACATGCGCTCGGGGCCCGTGGTGGCCATGGTGAGTGCCggcagggcggggcgggcggagggcgcGGGCCTGGGCGCTGACCCCGCCGGCCCGCGCGCAGGTGTGGCAGGGGCTGGACGTGGTGCGCGCAGCGCGGGCGCTCATTGGGGCCACCGACCCGGCCGACGCGGCGCCCGGCACCATCCGCGGGGACTTCTGCGTGGAGGTTGGCAA GAACGTGATCCACGGCAGCGACTCCGTGGAGAGCGCCCGGCGCGAGATCGCGCTCTGGTTCCGCGGCGAGGAGCTGCTGTGCTGGGAGGACAGCGCCCAACACTGGCTGCATGA
- the NME3 gene encoding nucleoside diphosphate kinase 3 isoform X7: MLCLMLTVLAHLFPAAGAGEHERTFLAVKPDGVQRRLVGEIVRRFERKGFKLVALKLVQASDKLLREHYAGLRERPFYGRLVDYMRSGPVVAMVWQGLDVVRAARALIGATDPADAAPGTIRGDFCVEVGKNVIHGSDSVESARREIALWFRGEELLCWEDSAQHWLHE, translated from the exons atGCTGTGCCTGATGCTGACGGTGCTCGCTCACCTCTTCCCGGCGG CCGGCGCCGGCGAGCACGAGCGCACCTTCCTGGCCGTGAAGCCCGACGGCGTGCAGCGGCGGCTCGTGGGCGAGATCGTGCGGCGCTTCGAGCGCAAGGGCTTCAAGCTGGTGGCGCTGAAGCTGGTGCAG GCCTCGGACAAGCTGCTGCGCGAGCACTACGCCGGGCTGCGCGAGCGCCCCTTTTACGGCCGCCTGGTGGACTACATGCGCTCGGGGCCCGTGGTGGCCATG GTGTGGCAGGGGCTGGACGTGGTGCGCGCAGCGCGGGCGCTCATTGGGGCCACCGACCCGGCCGACGCGGCGCCCGGCACCATCCGCGGGGACTTCTGCGTGGAGGTTGGCAA GAACGTGATCCACGGCAGCGACTCCGTGGAGAGCGCCCGGCGCGAGATCGCGCTCTGGTTCCGCGGCGAGGAGCTGCTGTGCTGGGAGGACAGCGCCCAACACTGGCTGCATGAGTAG
- the NME3 gene encoding nucleoside diphosphate kinase 3 isoform X9 encodes MLCLMLTVLAHLFPAAGAGEHERTFLAVKPDGVQRRLVGEIVRRFERKGFKLVALKLVQASDKLLREHYAGLRERPFYGRLVDYMRSGPVVAMRPQASRGSPCRNVIHGSDSVESARREIALWFRGEELLCWEDSAQHWLHE; translated from the exons atGCTGTGCCTGATGCTGACGGTGCTCGCTCACCTCTTCCCGGCGG CCGGCGCCGGCGAGCACGAGCGCACCTTCCTGGCCGTGAAGCCCGACGGCGTGCAGCGGCGGCTCGTGGGCGAGATCGTGCGGCGCTTCGAGCGCAAGGGCTTCAAGCTGGTGGCGCTGAAGCTGGTGCAG GCCTCGGACAAGCTGCTGCGCGAGCACTACGCCGGGCTGCGCGAGCGCCCCTTTTACGGCCGCCTGGTGGACTACATGCGCTCGGGGCCCGTGGTGGCCATG CGGCCGCAGGCCTCACGAGGCTCCCCCTGCAGGAACGTGATCCACGGCAGCGACTCCGTGGAGAGCGCCCGGCGCGAGATCGCGCTCTGGTTCCGCGGCGAGGAGCTGCTGTGCTGGGAGGACAGCGCCCAACACTGGCTGCATGAGTAG
- the NME3 gene encoding nucleoside diphosphate kinase 3 isoform X3, which yields MLCLMLTVLAHLFPAAGAGEHERTFLAVKPDGVQRRLVGEIVRRFERKGFKLVALKLVQVRALAGRAGGRGPRRARPGPTRSPPRPHPVPTPAPQASDKLLREHYAGLRERPFYGRLVDYMRSGPVVAMVWQGLDVVRAARALIGATDPADAAPGTIRGDFCVEERDPRQRLRGERPARDRALVPRRGAAVLGGQRPTLAA from the exons atGCTGTGCCTGATGCTGACGGTGCTCGCTCACCTCTTCCCGGCGG CCGGCGCCGGCGAGCACGAGCGCACCTTCCTGGCCGTGAAGCCCGACGGCGTGCAGCGGCGGCTCGTGGGCGAGATCGTGCGGCGCTTCGAGCGCAAGGGCTTCAAGCTGGTGGCGCTGAAGCTGGTGCAGGTGAGGGCGCTGGCGGGGCGGGCAGGAGGGCGGGGACCCCGGCGCGCAAGGCCCGGCCCCACCAGGtccccaccccggccccaccccgtccccaccccggccccgcaGGCCTCGGACAAGCTGCTGCGCGAGCACTACGCCGGGCTGCGCGAGCGCCCCTTTTACGGCCGCCTGGTGGACTACATGCGCTCGGGGCCCGTGGTGGCCATG GTGTGGCAGGGGCTGGACGTGGTGCGCGCAGCGCGGGCGCTCATTGGGGCCACCGACCCGGCCGACGCGGCGCCCGGCACCATCCGCGGGGACTTCTGCGTGGAG GAACGTGATCCACGGCAGCGACTCCGTGGAGAGCGCCCGGCGCGAGATCGCGCTCTGGTTCCGCGGCGAGGAGCTGCTGTGCTGGGAGGACAGCGCCCAACACTGGCTGCATGA
- the NME3 gene encoding nucleoside diphosphate kinase 3 isoform X1 produces the protein MLCLMLTVLAHLFPAAGAGEHERTFLAVKPDGVQRRLVGEIVRRFERKGFKLVALKLVQVRALAGRAGGRGPRRARPGPTRSPPRPHPVPTPAPQASDKLLREHYAGLRERPFYGRLVDYMRSGPVVAMVSAGRAGRAEGAGLGADPAGPRAGVAGAGRGARSAGAHWGHRPGRRGARHHPRGLLRGGWQERDPRQRLRGERPARDRALVPRRGAAVLGGQRPTLAA, from the exons atGCTGTGCCTGATGCTGACGGTGCTCGCTCACCTCTTCCCGGCGG CCGGCGCCGGCGAGCACGAGCGCACCTTCCTGGCCGTGAAGCCCGACGGCGTGCAGCGGCGGCTCGTGGGCGAGATCGTGCGGCGCTTCGAGCGCAAGGGCTTCAAGCTGGTGGCGCTGAAGCTGGTGCAGGTGAGGGCGCTGGCGGGGCGGGCAGGAGGGCGGGGACCCCGGCGCGCAAGGCCCGGCCCCACCAGGtccccaccccggccccaccccgtccccaccccggccccgcaGGCCTCGGACAAGCTGCTGCGCGAGCACTACGCCGGGCTGCGCGAGCGCCCCTTTTACGGCCGCCTGGTGGACTACATGCGCTCGGGGCCCGTGGTGGCCATGGTGAGTGCCggcagggcggggcgggcggagggcgcGGGCCTGGGCGCTGACCCCGCCGGCCCGCGCGCAGGTGTGGCAGGGGCTGGACGTGGTGCGCGCAGCGCGGGCGCTCATTGGGGCCACCGACCCGGCCGACGCGGCGCCCGGCACCATCCGCGGGGACTTCTGCGTGGAGGTTGGCAA GAACGTGATCCACGGCAGCGACTCCGTGGAGAGCGCCCGGCGCGAGATCGCGCTCTGGTTCCGCGGCGAGGAGCTGCTGTGCTGGGAGGACAGCGCCCAACACTGGCTGCATGA
- the NME3 gene encoding nucleoside diphosphate kinase 3 isoform X8: MLCLMLTVLAHLFPAAGAGEHERTFLAVKPDGVQRRLVGEIVRRFERKGFKLVALKLVQVRALAGRAGGRGPRRARPGPTRSPPRPHPVPTPAPQASDKLLREHYAGLRERPFYGRLVDYMRSGPVVAMERDPRQRLRGERPARDRALVPRRGAAVLGGQRPTLAA, from the exons atGCTGTGCCTGATGCTGACGGTGCTCGCTCACCTCTTCCCGGCGG CCGGCGCCGGCGAGCACGAGCGCACCTTCCTGGCCGTGAAGCCCGACGGCGTGCAGCGGCGGCTCGTGGGCGAGATCGTGCGGCGCTTCGAGCGCAAGGGCTTCAAGCTGGTGGCGCTGAAGCTGGTGCAGGTGAGGGCGCTGGCGGGGCGGGCAGGAGGGCGGGGACCCCGGCGCGCAAGGCCCGGCCCCACCAGGtccccaccccggccccaccccgtccccaccccggccccgcaGGCCTCGGACAAGCTGCTGCGCGAGCACTACGCCGGGCTGCGCGAGCGCCCCTTTTACGGCCGCCTGGTGGACTACATGCGCTCGGGGCCCGTGGTGGCCATG GAACGTGATCCACGGCAGCGACTCCGTGGAGAGCGCCCGGCGCGAGATCGCGCTCTGGTTCCGCGGCGAGGAGCTGCTGTGCTGGGAGGACAGCGCCCAACACTGGCTGCATGA
- the NME3 gene encoding nucleoside diphosphate kinase 3 isoform X2 translates to MLCLMLTVLAHLFPAAGAGEHERTFLAVKPDGVQRRLVGEIVRRFERKGFKLVALKLVQVRALAGRAGGRGPRRARPGPTRSPPRPHPVPTPAPQASDKLLREHYAGLRERPFYGRLVDYMRSGPVVAMVWQGLDVVRAARALIGATDPADAAPGTIRGDFCVEVGKNVIHGSDSVESARREIALWFRGEELLCWEDSAQHWLHE, encoded by the exons atGCTGTGCCTGATGCTGACGGTGCTCGCTCACCTCTTCCCGGCGG CCGGCGCCGGCGAGCACGAGCGCACCTTCCTGGCCGTGAAGCCCGACGGCGTGCAGCGGCGGCTCGTGGGCGAGATCGTGCGGCGCTTCGAGCGCAAGGGCTTCAAGCTGGTGGCGCTGAAGCTGGTGCAGGTGAGGGCGCTGGCGGGGCGGGCAGGAGGGCGGGGACCCCGGCGCGCAAGGCCCGGCCCCACCAGGtccccaccccggccccaccccgtccccaccccggccccgcaGGCCTCGGACAAGCTGCTGCGCGAGCACTACGCCGGGCTGCGCGAGCGCCCCTTTTACGGCCGCCTGGTGGACTACATGCGCTCGGGGCCCGTGGTGGCCATG GTGTGGCAGGGGCTGGACGTGGTGCGCGCAGCGCGGGCGCTCATTGGGGCCACCGACCCGGCCGACGCGGCGCCCGGCACCATCCGCGGGGACTTCTGCGTGGAGGTTGGCAA GAACGTGATCCACGGCAGCGACTCCGTGGAGAGCGCCCGGCGCGAGATCGCGCTCTGGTTCCGCGGCGAGGAGCTGCTGTGCTGGGAGGACAGCGCCCAACACTGGCTGCATGAGTAG
- the NME3 gene encoding nucleoside diphosphate kinase 3 isoform X5 — MLCLMLTVLAHLFPAAGAGEHERTFLAVKPDGVQRRLVGEIVRRFERKGFKLVALKLVQVRALAGRAGGRGPRRARPGPTRSPPRPHPVPTPAPQASDKLLREHYAGLRERPFYGRLVDYMRSGPVVAMVSAGRAGRAEGAGLGADPAGPRAGVAGAGRGARSAGAHWGHRPGRRGARHHPRGLLRGGT, encoded by the exons atGCTGTGCCTGATGCTGACGGTGCTCGCTCACCTCTTCCCGGCGG CCGGCGCCGGCGAGCACGAGCGCACCTTCCTGGCCGTGAAGCCCGACGGCGTGCAGCGGCGGCTCGTGGGCGAGATCGTGCGGCGCTTCGAGCGCAAGGGCTTCAAGCTGGTGGCGCTGAAGCTGGTGCAGGTGAGGGCGCTGGCGGGGCGGGCAGGAGGGCGGGGACCCCGGCGCGCAAGGCCCGGCCCCACCAGGtccccaccccggccccaccccgtccccaccccggccccgcaGGCCTCGGACAAGCTGCTGCGCGAGCACTACGCCGGGCTGCGCGAGCGCCCCTTTTACGGCCGCCTGGTGGACTACATGCGCTCGGGGCCCGTGGTGGCCATGGTGAGTGCCggcagggcggggcgggcggagggcgcGGGCCTGGGCGCTGACCCCGCCGGCCCGCGCGCAGGTGTGGCAGGGGCTGGACGTGGTGCGCGCAGCGCGGGCGCTCATTGGGGCCACCGACCCGGCCGACGCGGCGCCCGGCACCATCCGCGGGGACTTCTGCGTGGAG GAACGTGA
- the NME3 gene encoding nucleoside diphosphate kinase 3 isoform X6, with translation MLCLMLTVLAHLFPAAGAGEHERTFLAVKPDGVQRRLVGEIVRRFERKGFKLVALKLVQVRALAGRAGGRGPRRARPGPTRSPPRPHPVPTPAPQASDKLLREHYAGLRERPFYGRLVDYMRSGPVVAMRPQASRGSPCRNVIHGSDSVESARREIALWFRGEELLCWEDSAQHWLHE, from the exons atGCTGTGCCTGATGCTGACGGTGCTCGCTCACCTCTTCCCGGCGG CCGGCGCCGGCGAGCACGAGCGCACCTTCCTGGCCGTGAAGCCCGACGGCGTGCAGCGGCGGCTCGTGGGCGAGATCGTGCGGCGCTTCGAGCGCAAGGGCTTCAAGCTGGTGGCGCTGAAGCTGGTGCAGGTGAGGGCGCTGGCGGGGCGGGCAGGAGGGCGGGGACCCCGGCGCGCAAGGCCCGGCCCCACCAGGtccccaccccggccccaccccgtccccaccccggccccgcaGGCCTCGGACAAGCTGCTGCGCGAGCACTACGCCGGGCTGCGCGAGCGCCCCTTTTACGGCCGCCTGGTGGACTACATGCGCTCGGGGCCCGTGGTGGCCATG CGGCCGCAGGCCTCACGAGGCTCCCCCTGCAGGAACGTGATCCACGGCAGCGACTCCGTGGAGAGCGCCCGGCGCGAGATCGCGCTCTGGTTCCGCGGCGAGGAGCTGCTGTGCTGGGAGGACAGCGCCCAACACTGGCTGCATGAGTAG